In a single window of the Thermofilum uzonense genome:
- a CDS encoding HAD family hydrolase, with protein MKVIALDFDGVLTSLNINWRRVREVASLRAGFRIESLLDFWRDNFGSKIFQDISDVVREFEERAVETAKPFEEAVKLVEEAFKRGIKVYIVSMQSRSSILRFLEKFSLLEHISGVFSREDFPTKREMLRRILQIEKIEPSELIFIDDLKRNLDECRDLGVKCVHVRDISMIAESLNSLQQEMFRRESSDLHSP; from the coding sequence ATGAAGGTCATTGCCCTAGATTTTGATGGAGTTCTGACCAGCTTGAACATTAACTGGAGAAGGGTCAGGGAGGTTGCCTCCCTGAGGGCTGGGTTCAGAATAGAAAGCCTGCTCGACTTCTGGAGGGACAATTTCGGAAGCAAGATATTTCAAGATATCAGTGATGTTGTAAGGGAATTTGAGGAAAGAGCTGTTGAGACAGCAAAGCCATTTGAGGAAGCTGTGAAGCTTGTGGAGGAGGCATTCAAGAGGGGAATTAAGGTGTACATAGTGAGCATGCAGTCTAGGTCCTCGATCCTGAGATTTCTCGAGAAATTTAGTTTGCTTGAACATATATCTGGGGTGTTTAGCAGGGAGGATTTCCCAACGAAGCGTGAGATGTTGAGGAGAATACTGCAGATAGAGAAAATAGAGCCATCCGAGCTCATATTCATCGACGATCTTAAGAGAAATCTGGATGAGTGCAGGGATCTTGGCGTTAAATGCGTTCACGTAAGGGATATCAGCATGATAGCAGAATCCTTGAATTCACTACAACAAGAGATGTTTAGAAGGGAGAGCTCTGATCTGCACAGCCCTTGA
- a CDS encoding translation initiation factor IF-5A, with protein MSTRPEEAGNIKVGSFVVIDGEPCRVVEVEKSKTGKHGSAKARIVGIGFFDGAKRSIVVPTDARVDVPIIRKFNAQVVSVTGDSLMLMSLDDYSTIEVPMPTEEEIRSKITEGAEVEVWEVMGRYKIMRVRS; from the coding sequence ATGAGTACACGTCCAGAAGAAGCGGGGAATATCAAGGTCGGCTCCTTCGTAGTAATCGACGGCGAGCCATGCAGAGTCGTAGAGGTTGAGAAGAGCAAGACTGGGAAACACGGCTCGGCTAAAGCTAGAATAGTTGGAATCGGGTTCTTCGACGGCGCCAAGAGGAGCATAGTGGTTCCCACGGATGCCCGGGTAGACGTCCCCATTATCAGGAAGTTCAACGCACAGGTAGTCTCGGTTACAGGCGACTCCCTGATGCTGATGAGCCTAGACGACTACTCCACAATAGAAGTACCTATGCCCACCGAGGAGGAGATAAGGAGCAAGATAACAGAAGGAGCAGAAGTAGAAGTATGGGAGGTAATGGGAAGATACAAGATAATGCGTGTAAGAAGCTAA
- the serS gene encoding serine--tRNA ligase, with amino-acid sequence MWSILYYLRNNPEKLRWNLKARFMDTSLVDEAIRLDELWRAKKREYDDARHELNKISEQISRLPPGEREKTVSQARSLREKIQAIEQELANLEKERENILRKIPNVIHESVPIGPDDSHNAPVRYWGRPRVPREFLDAFLAETERKGFKVDYEVVDWRPVGHADFLEGKRLTGTEKAAEVAGSRFYYTFNDLVWLDLALTMYALESLAKKGFTILQPPLMLRREVLEGVISFDDFRDMVYKIEGEELYLIGTAEHPIAALHVNDVIPEKDLPLLYAGISPSFRKEAGAHGKDMKGIFRVHHFNKVEQFVFSHPDESWEWHERLIRNAEELWQGLGIPYRVVNIASGDLGVVAAKKYDLEAWMPAQGKYREMVSCSNCTDWQSYRLNIRYAEARGAPSKGFVHTLNSTALAIQRTITAIVENYQTPDGVIRVPRALRKYLEPVEPKLQVFVLE; translated from the coding sequence ATGTGGAGCATCCTATACTATCTGCGAAACAACCCTGAAAAGCTAAGATGGAACCTCAAGGCAAGGTTCATGGACACATCCCTTGTAGACGAGGCCATTCGCCTGGACGAGTTGTGGCGGGCAAAGAAAAGAGAGTACGATGACGCAAGGCATGAGTTGAATAAGATATCCGAGCAGATAAGTAGGCTGCCTCCCGGCGAAAGGGAAAAAACTGTATCACAGGCCAGGAGCCTCCGCGAAAAAATACAGGCCATAGAGCAGGAGCTTGCAAACCTCGAGAAAGAAAGGGAAAACATCCTCCGAAAGATCCCGAACGTAATCCATGAAAGCGTGCCCATAGGTCCTGACGACAGCCACAACGCCCCCGTCAGGTACTGGGGTAGGCCGAGGGTCCCCAGAGAGTTCCTCGACGCCTTCCTTGCTGAGACGGAGAGGAAGGGGTTCAAGGTGGACTACGAGGTTGTTGACTGGAGGCCCGTTGGACACGCGGACTTCCTCGAGGGGAAGAGGCTAACGGGGACCGAGAAGGCGGCTGAGGTCGCTGGCTCGCGCTTCTACTACACCTTCAACGACCTCGTGTGGCTTGACCTCGCGCTGACGATGTACGCCCTTGAGAGCCTCGCCAAGAAAGGGTTTACTATTCTCCAGCCGCCCCTCATGCTTAGGAGAGAAGTCCTCGAGGGCGTTATAAGCTTCGATGACTTCAGGGACATGGTGTATAAGATCGAGGGTGAAGAGCTTTACCTGATAGGCACAGCTGAACACCCTATAGCCGCCCTACATGTGAACGACGTGATCCCTGAGAAGGACCTCCCGCTCCTGTACGCGGGTATAAGCCCCTCCTTCAGGAAGGAGGCGGGCGCACACGGGAAGGACATGAAGGGGATTTTCCGTGTACACCACTTCAACAAGGTGGAACAGTTCGTGTTCTCTCACCCGGACGAGTCATGGGAGTGGCATGAAAGACTCATAAGGAACGCAGAGGAGCTCTGGCAGGGCCTAGGCATCCCATACAGGGTAGTAAACATAGCCTCTGGAGACCTAGGGGTTGTCGCCGCTAAGAAGTACGATCTAGAGGCCTGGATGCCGGCCCAGGGAAAGTATCGCGAGATGGTCTCCTGCAGCAACTGCACGGACTGGCAGAGCTACCGCCTCAATATTAGGTACGCCGAGGCTAGAGGCGCGCCGAGCAAGGGGTTCGTCCACACGCTGAACAGCACAGCCCTCGCCATACAGCGCACAATAACAGCCATAGTCGAGAACTACCAGACTCCAGACGGCGTGATCCGCGTCCCAAGGGCGCTTAGAAAGTATCTTGAGCCTGTCGAGCCAAAGCTCCAGGTCTTCGTCCTCGAATAA
- a CDS encoding AbrB family transcriptional regulator, protein MGEKPRRGTRGLTIESLPYRIRVYSNNQVLIPASLVRKLNIQSIEKARITIRVGGEEHSFTARLLKTKYTDSRQFTIPKELRERVSLVPGSDIEVVDIKPFEEPKT, encoded by the coding sequence TTGGGAGAAAAGCCAAGGAGGGGGACCCGCGGCCTCACTATAGAGTCCCTTCCCTACAGGATAAGGGTCTACTCAAACAACCAAGTCCTCATACCTGCGAGTCTCGTTAGAAAGCTCAACATCCAAAGCATAGAGAAGGCAAGAATCACCATCAGGGTTGGCGGGGAAGAGCACAGCTTCACCGCGAGACTTCTAAAGACGAAGTACACAGACTCGCGTCAGTTCACGATACCCAAGGAGCTCAGAGAGAGGGTTTCACTTGTGCCTGGCTCGGATATAGAGGTAGTGGATATAAAACCGTTTGAAGAGCCGAAGACCTAG
- a CDS encoding arginase family protein produces the protein MREVYVAYSEELTRISFTPASLRENWTRRIRLFYEEFLPRLERRLPVSRVPVEPATEKELLLAHDPEYVDFVKQKSREGRGLLDYGDTPAYPQVFEAALKAVGSTLTLARLLREKPGIGFTPNGGFHHARRRAAGGFCVFNDLAVAALWLRSQGVGRIAIVDIDAHHGDGTQQILYSEDVLKISVHGYGYGFYPGTGWIDELGDGQGLCKNINIPVPLGSGDDVFKLALEEIIVPQLEHYKPEFLIIQAGVDGHDGDPLTDLRFTENSYIRFAESISSIARNIPVLVTGGGGYVPETVARIWALELALMAGGDAREFTVGEVESSSSMAAVNALRDRLNWLKNKLEECSH, from the coding sequence ATGCGTGAGGTTTACGTCGCCTACTCTGAGGAGCTTACAAGAATATCCTTCACGCCTGCCTCCCTTCGAGAAAACTGGACCCGGAGAATAAGACTATTCTACGAGGAGTTTCTCCCAAGACTCGAGAGAAGGCTCCCCGTGAGCAGGGTACCAGTGGAGCCTGCCACCGAGAAGGAGCTCCTGCTTGCGCACGACCCCGAATACGTAGACTTCGTGAAGCAGAAGTCGAGGGAGGGGAGAGGCCTCCTCGACTACGGCGACACCCCAGCCTATCCACAGGTATTCGAGGCGGCATTAAAGGCTGTAGGCAGTACCTTGACGCTGGCACGTCTCCTTAGAGAAAAGCCGGGCATAGGCTTCACCCCTAACGGCGGCTTTCACCACGCTAGGCGTCGCGCCGCAGGCGGCTTCTGTGTTTTCAATGACCTGGCCGTGGCAGCGCTGTGGCTGAGAAGCCAGGGGGTAGGAAGAATCGCGATAGTCGACATTGACGCACATCACGGCGACGGGACGCAGCAGATACTTTATAGTGAGGACGTCCTCAAGATAAGCGTTCACGGGTATGGCTACGGGTTCTATCCCGGAACAGGATGGATCGACGAACTAGGGGATGGCCAGGGGCTTTGCAAGAATATAAACATCCCCGTGCCCCTGGGCTCAGGTGATGACGTTTTCAAGCTTGCCCTCGAAGAAATCATAGTACCACAGCTAGAACACTATAAGCCCGAATTCCTGATCATCCAGGCGGGCGTTGACGGCCACGACGGCGACCCGCTTACAGATCTTAGATTCACCGAGAACTCCTATATACGATTCGCTGAGAGCATCAGTTCAATTGCGCGAAACATACCTGTCCTGGTGACTGGTGGGGGAGGCTACGTGCCTGAGACCGTGGCGAGGATTTGGGCGTTAGAATTAGCGTTGATGGCCGGCGGAGATGCTAGGGAGTTCACTGTGGGAGAAGTCGAAAGCTCGAGCAGCATGGCGGCAGTAAATGCCCTGAGAGACCGCTTAAACTGGCTGAAAAATAAGCTTGAAGAATGCTCTCACTAA
- a CDS encoding 2-oxoacid:acceptor oxidoreductase family protein, with translation MYEVRWHGRGGQGVVTSSELLALAALREGKHVYHAPEFGPERRGAPVRAYTRISTHPIELHSSIYTPDAVVVIDPSLQSEVQSVTHGLREGGLLVVNASTPHEGIVEAAKKLKAGLWFVDAYSIAMEVFGRPFYNTPMLGAFVKASGLVSINTVLDVVAERFGKESKLAESNVQAVRKAYETVRRL, from the coding sequence ATCTATGAGGTACGATGGCATGGTCGTGGAGGACAGGGAGTTGTGACCTCAAGCGAGCTTCTAGCACTTGCGGCGCTGCGTGAGGGTAAGCACGTCTATCATGCGCCGGAGTTCGGCCCTGAGAGACGGGGCGCCCCCGTAAGGGCCTACACGCGGATAAGTACTCACCCAATTGAGCTCCACTCGAGCATATATACTCCCGACGCCGTCGTGGTTATAGACCCCTCTCTCCAAAGTGAGGTGCAATCCGTGACCCATGGGTTGAGGGAGGGCGGCCTCCTGGTAGTCAACGCGTCAACACCTCACGAGGGTATAGTCGAGGCGGCGAAGAAGCTTAAGGCTGGCCTATGGTTTGTCGACGCCTATAGTATCGCCATGGAGGTTTTCGGCCGTCCCTTCTACAACACCCCGATGCTGGGGGCCTTCGTGAAGGCAAGCGGATTGGTGAGCATTAACACTGTCCTGGATGTTGTAGCCGAGCGGTTCGGCAAGGAGTCAAAGCTGGCTGAGAGCAATGTTCAAGCTGTTAGGAAGGCTTACGAGACGGTGAGAAGGTTATGA
- the porD gene encoding pyruvate synthase subunit PorD: MSESIVLKLKTWKDLPIGGVIPEPSTSLYNKTGNWRAMTPVLDEKKCIKCLLCWIHCPEPAIIRKDDDSVKIDYDYCKGCGICANVCPVHAIEMKLGV, encoded by the coding sequence ATGAGTGAGAGTATAGTATTAAAGCTTAAGACCTGGAAGGATCTGCCTATTGGAGGCGTCATCCCGGAGCCCAGCACGAGCCTTTATAACAAGACGGGGAACTGGCGCGCCATGACCCCGGTTCTCGATGAGAAAAAATGTATAAAGTGTCTCTTATGCTGGATCCACTGCCCCGAGCCTGCCATAATACGAAAGGACGACGACTCCGTGAAGATAGACTACGATTACTGCAAGGGATGCGGCATATGTGCAAATGTTTGTCCTGTACACGCTATCGAGATGAAGCTAGGGGTGTGA
- the porA gene encoding pyruvate ferredoxin oxidoreductase yields the protein MNGDRAVAFAAKQADVDVISAYPITPQTIIVETLAEYVNNGELNAAFIPVESEHSALSAAVGASLAGARVFTATSSQGLALMWEILWIAAGLRTTIVMAMGNRALSPNINIHCSHDDAYAARDTGWLQFFAENVQEAYDLTLMAFRISEDHRVLFPSIVNLDGFILTHATEGLYVLDDEDVKAFLPKKKPVNPIDPSKPMTYGPLDLFDWYMEHRRLQYASFMSTPPVIKEVFEEYGKLSGRRYTPVKTFNVEGAEVVLMVLGSSAGTVRYVSRKLAEKGKKVGVVSLTQYRPFPVRELIEALSGASVVAVMDRSVSFGSPGAQLFMDTSTALLKAKRRPLLFNVVYGLGGRDLTPGDVEKIVMKAEEVLRRGESPEEPVWVGVRGEE from the coding sequence ATGAACGGTGACAGGGCTGTAGCCTTCGCGGCTAAGCAGGCAGATGTCGACGTTATCTCGGCGTACCCGATAACCCCCCAGACGATAATCGTCGAGACGCTCGCCGAGTACGTGAACAACGGCGAGCTTAACGCGGCCTTCATCCCGGTGGAGAGCGAGCACTCCGCCCTCTCTGCAGCCGTGGGCGCCTCGCTCGCTGGCGCTAGGGTTTTCACGGCTACGAGCAGCCAGGGATTAGCGCTTATGTGGGAGATACTATGGATAGCCGCAGGCCTGCGGACAACAATAGTCATGGCCATGGGTAACAGGGCCCTCTCTCCAAACATCAACATTCACTGCTCTCACGACGACGCTTACGCGGCGCGAGACACGGGATGGCTGCAGTTCTTCGCCGAGAACGTGCAGGAGGCCTATGACTTGACCTTGATGGCCTTCAGGATATCCGAGGATCACCGCGTGCTGTTCCCGAGCATAGTTAACCTGGACGGCTTCATACTGACGCATGCTACTGAGGGGCTGTATGTGTTGGATGATGAGGACGTTAAGGCATTCCTGCCCAAGAAGAAGCCTGTGAACCCGATCGACCCGAGTAAGCCGATGACCTATGGTCCCCTAGACCTTTTCGACTGGTATATGGAGCACAGGCGCTTGCAATACGCCTCCTTCATGTCTACGCCTCCCGTTATAAAGGAGGTCTTCGAGGAGTACGGGAAGCTCTCAGGAAGAAGATACACGCCGGTGAAGACCTTCAACGTTGAGGGAGCTGAGGTCGTGCTGATGGTTCTAGGCAGCTCGGCGGGAACTGTTCGCTATGTATCCAGGAAGCTTGCCGAGAAGGGTAAAAAGGTGGGTGTTGTAAGCCTTACCCAGTACAGGCCCTTCCCGGTTCGTGAGCTTATCGAAGCGTTGAGCGGCGCGTCGGTAGTGGCGGTCATGGATCGCAGCGTCAGCTTTGGGAGCCCCGGCGCCCAGCTCTTCATGGACACCTCGACGGCCCTCCTAAAGGCAAAGAGGAGACCCTTACTATTCAACGTCGTCTACGGGCTCGGCGGGAGGGATCTAACACCGGGAGACGTCGAGAAGATCGTTATGAAGGCTGAGGAGGTTTTAAGGAGGGGTGAGTCCCCCGAGGAACCTGTATGGGTAGGAGTTAGAGGTGAGGAGTAA
- a CDS encoding thiamine pyrophosphate-dependent enzyme, with protein sequence MGEARFIKTLKEVPRVEHFAPGHRLCAGCGIPQVVRMALKAVPDPKVVVNATGCLEVATTIFPYTSWGVPWVHVAFENAAAVASGIESAFKILEKKYGKQRPKVVVFGGDGGTFDIGFQALSGALERGHDMIYICYDNEAYMNTGIQRSGATPKGAHTTTSPAGKVIPGKQERKKNLIEIAIAHGIPYAATMNPAFPVDMYNKLVKAASITGPVVLHYYTPCPTGWYFDPSRSIEVARLAVQTRIWPLYEYENGKIRITVPVKEPKPIEDYFKLQGRFRHLLEPQNRELLEEIKRDVENNWNRLVKLASQG encoded by the coding sequence ATGGGTGAAGCCAGGTTTATTAAGACTTTAAAGGAGGTTCCCCGAGTAGAACACTTTGCACCTGGGCACAGGCTCTGCGCCGGCTGCGGTATACCACAGGTTGTCAGGATGGCTTTGAAGGCTGTCCCGGACCCGAAGGTTGTAGTGAACGCTACGGGCTGTCTCGAGGTGGCGACTACGATATTCCCTTACACGAGCTGGGGTGTTCCCTGGGTTCATGTAGCCTTTGAGAACGCGGCAGCTGTCGCCAGCGGGATAGAGTCGGCATTCAAGATCCTTGAGAAGAAGTACGGTAAGCAGCGTCCAAAGGTCGTAGTTTTCGGCGGTGACGGTGGCACCTTCGATATAGGCTTCCAGGCTTTGAGCGGCGCCCTGGAGAGAGGACACGACATGATCTACATATGCTATGACAACGAGGCCTACATGAACACGGGTATACAGAGGAGTGGTGCAACGCCGAAAGGTGCACATACAACTACGAGCCCCGCAGGCAAGGTTATCCCGGGCAAGCAGGAGAGGAAGAAGAACCTCATAGAGATAGCCATAGCTCACGGCATCCCATACGCTGCAACGATGAACCCAGCATTCCCCGTAGACATGTATAACAAACTCGTGAAGGCTGCGTCTATTACAGGTCCCGTAGTCCTCCACTACTATACGCCATGCCCTACCGGGTGGTACTTCGACCCTTCAAGGAGCATCGAGGTTGCACGTCTAGCGGTTCAAACCAGGATCTGGCCCCTCTACGAGTATGAGAACGGGAAGATTAGGATAACCGTCCCAGTCAAGGAGCCGAAACCCATCGAGGATTACTTCAAGCTACAGGGGAGGTTCAGGCACCTGCTCGAACCCCAGAACAGGGAGCTCCTGGAAGAGATTAAGAGGGATGTGGAGAACAACTGGAACCGCCTCGTAAAGCTTGCCTCTCAGGGTTAA
- the rgy gene encoding reverse gyrase: MEDNNIHAIFRELCPNCGGPVTDQRLENRLPCQVCLPSTKTLRGAPDNLSTPEYVSYMKDLVLRLEKRGRVGRLGEVVKLEEELSSFIDFFEKAVGSRPWSAQVTWARRVLKGSSFAVLAPTGVGKTVFGLTMSLYLASKGGKVYLVLPTTTLLGQVYDKALQFASRVGFDRERIMAYHGGLSPKEREEVLDRVSRGDYSILLTTAQFLARNFEYLKGARFDFVFVDDVDSVLKSSKNIDRILVLLGFSEEEISTALELVTLRARMLIMQRNRKHAENNADELEKLQSKLESMLARSGKKGVLVVSTATGRARGQRVKLFRELLGFEVGSRSEQLRNVLDVYALSSELDLTDKAVELVSTLGPGGLVFFPIGTPEDKLAKMVERLAARGLKAEYVYGKAKRNLLERFSSGEVGVLVGVASYYGLLVRGLDLPHVVKYAVFVGVPRFKFRLVPEELTPNRLLQLASNLVSIVEKGDAVEINRLVANIRSRILQLDASQYRALQELYMQGVTNGRYAFLVKSLLRLRDLVVKYLSDPSVLERLSEETTVKMFREEGQYYVILPDVYTYLQASGRTSRLYAGGISKGLSIILENDAVLLEKFFRAIRFYTGESQWKKLEEVDLGRTMEEVSREREVIKAIIEGRASAALAKDLVKSVLVIVESPTKAKTIASFFGKPNRRRMGSLFVYETTTGNRILQIVASQGHVYDLITSTEFFFKNYSLNKYGVLVNPEKNAFVPVFTSLKKCLDCGRQFTDYKADGNTYNVGGKGSTLKRCPYCGSDRVVDKMDLVLKLQDLAYEVDEVLLATDPDTEGEKIAWDIYVTLKPFTRVLRRIEFHEITRKAFQEALDNPRDVNMNLVKSQFVRRIEDRWVGFALSKKLQENFGMTWLSAGRVQTPVLGWVIDRYRESMKSVRPVFKVVLENNVYLIIEDVQLDGKRPSIVAKALQGSEVIVEEKATEEKLLNPPPPYTTDTMLRDANELLGMSADVAMRVAQQLFESGLITYHRTDSTRVSDAGINVARTYISEKFGSEMFTARRWGAEGAHECIRPTRPIDAETLSLQIQQGVIQLPIQLTRQHFALYRLIFSRFMASQMMPARVKEKVVEVKSEYFAKEYRFVAGVVEEGFLKVQPLRQAFRLEPGRYRVVDVDYKRRPLIPLYSQADIVGLMKEKNIGRPSTYAEIIRKLFARNYVIEVKGGKLVPTNLGQRVYQFLYDNFRDYISEDTTKNILERMDEVEKGERDYRDVLKEFYGELLKIEETRCRV, translated from the coding sequence GTGGAGGATAACAATATACATGCTATATTCCGCGAGCTCTGCCCTAACTGCGGCGGGCCTGTGACGGATCAGAGGCTGGAGAACAGGCTACCCTGCCAGGTCTGCCTCCCCTCGACTAAAACGCTCCGCGGGGCTCCCGACAACCTCTCCACCCCGGAGTACGTCTCATATATGAAGGATCTTGTTTTACGGCTTGAGAAGAGGGGTCGCGTTGGCAGGTTAGGCGAGGTAGTCAAGCTGGAGGAGGAGCTTTCTAGTTTCATAGATTTCTTCGAGAAGGCTGTGGGTAGTAGGCCCTGGTCTGCCCAGGTCACATGGGCTAGGAGGGTTTTAAAGGGCTCCAGCTTCGCGGTCTTAGCGCCAACCGGAGTCGGGAAGACTGTTTTCGGGCTTACGATGAGCCTCTATCTTGCCTCTAAGGGCGGTAAGGTTTACCTCGTTTTGCCTACCACGACGCTTCTCGGACAGGTCTACGATAAGGCCCTACAGTTCGCCTCGAGGGTGGGCTTTGACCGAGAGAGGATAATGGCTTATCACGGAGGACTCTCACCCAAAGAGAGGGAGGAGGTACTGGACAGGGTGTCTAGGGGTGACTACTCGATTCTTTTAACGACCGCGCAGTTCCTCGCAAGGAACTTCGAGTATCTCAAAGGTGCCAGGTTCGACTTTGTATTCGTGGATGACGTTGACTCTGTTTTGAAGTCCTCGAAGAATATTGACAGGATACTTGTCCTGCTAGGCTTCTCGGAGGAGGAGATCTCGACAGCCTTGGAGCTAGTCACGCTTAGGGCAAGGATGCTGATCATGCAGCGGAACAGGAAGCATGCGGAGAATAATGCTGACGAGCTTGAGAAGCTTCAGTCGAAGCTTGAATCTATGCTTGCTAGGAGCGGGAAGAAAGGTGTCCTCGTCGTGTCGACAGCCACCGGGCGTGCGAGGGGGCAGAGGGTCAAGCTTTTCCGCGAGCTCCTTGGCTTCGAGGTCGGCTCTAGGAGCGAGCAGCTGAGGAATGTTCTAGACGTCTATGCTTTGAGTAGCGAGTTGGATTTAACCGATAAAGCAGTGGAGCTCGTGTCCACTCTGGGACCTGGAGGCCTAGTGTTCTTTCCAATCGGTACACCAGAGGATAAGCTCGCGAAAATGGTCGAGAGGCTTGCGGCAAGGGGATTGAAGGCTGAATACGTTTACGGCAAGGCAAAAAGAAACCTGTTAGAGCGTTTTAGCAGCGGGGAAGTAGGAGTTCTTGTCGGTGTTGCGAGTTACTATGGCCTTCTCGTGAGGGGCTTGGATTTACCCCACGTCGTCAAGTATGCCGTCTTTGTCGGCGTCCCAAGGTTCAAGTTTAGGCTTGTGCCCGAGGAGCTCACGCCGAACAGGCTTTTACAGCTTGCATCGAATCTCGTTTCAATAGTCGAGAAAGGCGATGCCGTGGAGATAAACCGTCTAGTGGCGAACATAAGATCTCGTATTCTCCAGCTTGACGCCTCTCAGTACAGGGCTCTCCAGGAGTTGTACATGCAGGGGGTGACCAATGGGCGTTATGCTTTTCTCGTGAAGAGCTTGCTGAGGCTTCGGGACCTTGTGGTAAAATACCTCTCGGATCCATCAGTGCTGGAGAGGCTATCCGAAGAGACTACAGTAAAGATGTTTAGGGAGGAGGGTCAATACTACGTCATACTGCCCGACGTCTACACTTACCTGCAAGCATCCGGGAGGACTTCCAGGCTTTATGCAGGGGGTATCTCGAAAGGGCTTTCGATAATTCTCGAGAACGACGCTGTGCTCCTAGAGAAATTCTTCAGGGCGATAAGATTCTACACTGGTGAATCACAATGGAAGAAACTCGAGGAGGTAGATCTTGGAAGAACAATGGAGGAGGTCTCGCGTGAACGTGAGGTCATCAAGGCCATAATTGAGGGTAGAGCCTCAGCTGCTCTCGCCAAAGATCTCGTCAAGTCTGTGCTAGTTATTGTCGAGTCACCCACCAAGGCTAAGACAATTGCAAGCTTCTTCGGGAAGCCTAACAGGCGTAGAATGGGGAGTCTCTTCGTATACGAGACCACGACGGGAAATAGGATCCTGCAGATCGTCGCGTCGCAAGGCCACGTGTACGACCTTATAACGTCAACGGAGTTCTTCTTCAAGAACTATTCCCTCAACAAGTACGGCGTGCTGGTTAATCCCGAAAAGAACGCCTTTGTCCCCGTCTTCACTTCTCTGAAAAAGTGTCTGGATTGCGGGCGCCAGTTCACGGACTACAAGGCAGACGGCAACACATACAACGTTGGAGGTAAGGGGTCGACTCTCAAGCGCTGCCCATACTGCGGTAGCGACAGGGTTGTCGACAAGATGGATCTTGTCTTGAAGCTTCAGGACCTCGCCTACGAGGTGGATGAAGTTCTCCTGGCTACCGACCCGGACACCGAGGGAGAGAAGATTGCCTGGGACATCTACGTTACTTTGAAGCCCTTCACACGCGTCTTGAGGAGGATAGAGTTCCACGAGATAACGCGTAAGGCCTTTCAGGAGGCTCTCGATAACCCACGCGACGTCAATATGAACCTTGTGAAGTCCCAGTTTGTCCGTAGGATCGAGGATCGCTGGGTTGGCTTCGCGCTCAGCAAAAAGCTCCAGGAGAACTTCGGGATGACGTGGCTCTCTGCAGGACGTGTCCAAACCCCAGTTCTGGGATGGGTTATCGATAGGTACAGGGAGTCCATGAAGAGCGTTAGACCCGTGTTCAAGGTAGTTCTAGAAAACAACGTTTACCTCATAATAGAGGATGTTCAACTTGACGGCAAGCGTCCGAGCATTGTAGCCAAGGCGCTTCAAGGGAGCGAGGTCATCGTTGAAGAAAAGGCTACCGAGGAGAAGCTCCTAAACCCGCCACCACCCTACACCACGGACACAATGCTGCGCGACGCGAACGAGTTGCTTGGTATGAGTGCGGACGTCGCCATGAGGGTGGCACAGCAGCTCTTCGAAAGCGGCTTGATAACCTATCACAGGACGGATAGCACAAGGGTGTCAGACGCAGGTATAAACGTGGCTAGGACGTATATCTCGGAGAAGTTTGGATCGGAGATGTTCACTGCCAGGAGGTGGGGGGCTGAGGGGGCCCACGAGTGTATTCGTCCCACGAGGCCCATCGACGCCGAGACGCTGTCTCTCCAGATTCAGCAGGGGGTGATCCAGCTCCCGATCCAGCTAACGCGTCAACACTTCGCACTGTACAGGCTGATATTTTCAAGGTTTATGGCTAGCCAGATGATGCCCGCCCGCGTCAAGGAGAAGGTTGTGGAGGTAAAGTCGGAGTACTTCGCAAAGGAGTACCGGTTTGTTGCCGGGGTCGTTGAGGAGGGGTTTCTGAAGGTTCAGCCTCTACGCCAGGCGTTCAGACTGGAGCCGGGGAGGTACAGGGTCGTCGACGTAGACTATAAGAGAAGGCCTTTGATTCCGCTCTACTCCCAGGCTGACATTGTGGGCCTCATGAAGGAGAAGAACATAGGCAGGCCGTCGACTTACGCTGAAATCATAAGAAAGCTTTTCGCGCGCAACTACGTTATAGAAGTCAAGGGTGGGAAGCTTGTTCCAACCAATCTCGGTCAACGCGTGTACCAGTTCCTCTACGATAACTTCAGGGACTACATATCAGAGGACACGACGAAGAACATCCTAGAGCGGATGGATGAGGTTGAGAAAGGAGAGCGTGACTATAGGGACGTCCTGAAAGAGTTTTACGGAGAGTTGTTGAAGATCGAAGAGACAAGGTGCCGAGTATGA